A genomic stretch from Mya arenaria isolate MELC-2E11 chromosome 10, ASM2691426v1 includes:
- the LOC128205752 gene encoding uncharacterized protein LOC128205752, whose product SSSSSSSSSSSSSNSSSSSSSSSSSSSSSSSSSSSSSSSSSSSSSSSSSRSGSSGSSSSGSSRSSSSSSSSSSSCSSSSSSSSSSSSSSSSSSSSSSSSSSSSSSSSSRSSSSSSSSSSSSSSSSRSSSSSSSSSSSSSSSSSSSNRNRSSSSSSSSSSSSSSSSSSSSSSSSSSSSSSSSSSSSSSSSSSDGSGSSSSSSSSSSSSSSSCSSSSSSSSSSSSSSSSSSSSSSSSSSSSSSSSSSSSSSSRSSSSISSSSSRSSSSSSSSSSSDGSSSSSSNRSSSSSSSSSSSSSSSSSSSSSSSSSSSSSSSSSSSISSSRGSRSSRSRSRSSSRRSSSSSSSSSSSSSSSSSSSSSSSTSSSSSCSSSSSSSSSSSSSSSSSSSSSSSSSDGSGSSSRSSSRSSRSSSSSSSSSSSSSSSSSSSSSSSSSSSSSSSSSSSSSSSSSSSSSSSSSSSSSSSSSSSSSSSSSSSSSCSSSSSSSSSSSRGSSSSSSSSSSSSSSSSSSSSSSSSSSSISSSSSSCSCSSSSSSSSSSSSSSSSSSSSSSSSSCSSSSSSSSSSSSSSSSSSSSSSSSSSSSRGSSSSDGSGSSSSRSRSSSSSSSSSSSSSSSSSSSSSSSSSSSSSSSSSSSSSRGSRSSRSSSSSSSSSSSSSSSSSSSSSSSSSSSSSSSSSSSSSSSSSNFSRRRRSSSSSSSSSSSSSSSSSSSSNSSISSSSSSSSSNRSRSSSSSSSSSSSSSRSSSSSSSSSSSSSSSSKSSSSSRRSSISSSSSSSSSSSSSRSSSSI is encoded by the exons agtagtagtagtagtagtagtagtagtagtagtagtagtaatagtagtagtagtagtagtagtagtagtagtagtagtagtagtagtagtagtagtagtagtagtagtagtagtagtagtagtagtagtagtagtagtagtagtagtcgtagtggtagtagtggtagtagtagtagtggtagtagtcgcagtagcagtagcagtagcagtagcagtagcagttgtagtagtagtagtagtagtagtagtagtagtagtagtagtagtagtagtagtagtagtagtagtagtagtagtagtagtagtagtagtagtagtagtagtagaagtagtagtagtagtagtagtagtagtagtagtagtagtagtagtagtagaagtagtagtagtagtagtagtagtagtagtagtagtagtagtagtagtagtagtagtaatagaaataggagtagtagtagtagtagtagtagtagtagtagtagtagtagtagtagtagtagtagtagtagtagtagtagtagtagtagtagtagtagtagtagtagtagtagtagtagtagtagtagtagtagtgatggtagtggtagtagtagtagtagtagtagcagtagcagtagcagtagcagtagctgtagcagtagtagtagtagtagtagtagtagtagtagtagta gtagtagtagtagtagtagtagtagtagtagtagtagtagtagtagtagtagtagtagtagtagtagtagtagtagtagaagtagtagtagtattagtagtagtagtagtagaagtagtagtagtagtagtagtagtagtagtagtgatggtagtagtagtagtagtagtaatagaagtagtagtagtagtagtagtagtagtagtagtagtagtagtagtagtagtagtagtagtagtagtagtagtagtagtagtagtagtagcagtagcagtagtagtataagtagtagCAGaggtagtcgtagtagtagaagtaggagtaggagtagtagcagaagaagtagtagtagtagtagtagtagtagtagtagtagtagtagtagtagtagtagtagtagtagtagtagtaccagtagtagtagcagttgtagtagtagtagtagtagtagtagtagtagtagtagtagtagtagtagtagtagtagtagtagtagtagtagtagtgatggtagtggtagtagtagcagaagtagtagtaggagtagtagaagtagtagtagtagtagtagtagtagtagtagtagtagtagtagtagtagtagtagtagcagtagcagtagtagtagta gtagtagtagtagtagtagtagtagtagtagtagtagtagtagtagtagtagtagtagtagtagtagtagtagtagtagtagtagtagtagtagtagtagtagtagtagtagtagtagtagtagtagttgtagtagtagtagtagtagtagtagtagtagtagcagaggaagtagtagtagtagtagtagtagtagtagtagtagtagtagtagtagtagtagtagtagtagtagtagcagtagcagtagcattagcagtagcagtagcagttgcagttgcagtagtagtagtagtagtagtagtagtagtagtagtagtagtagtagcagtagcagtagcagtagcagtagcagttgcagtagtagtagtagtagtagtagtagtagtagtagtagtagtagtagtagtagtagtagtagtagtagtagcagtagtagtagcagaggtagtagtagtagtgatggtagtggtagtagtagtagtagaagtaggagtagtagtagtagtagtagtagtagtagtagtagtagtagtagtagtagtagtagtagtagtagtagtagtagtagtagtagcagtagtagcagtagcagtagcagtagcagaggtagtcgtagtagtagaagtagtagtagtagtagtagtagtagtagtagtagtagtagtagtagtagtagtagtagtagtagtagtagtagtagtagtagtagtagtagtagtagtagtagtagtagtagtagtagtagtaattttAGCAGAAggagaagaagtagtagtagtagtagtagtagtagtagtagtagtagtagtagtagtagtagtagtagtaatagtagtattagtagtagtagtagtagtagtagtagtaatagaagtaggagtagtagtagtagtagtagtagtagtagtagtagtagtagaagtagtagtagtagtagtagtagtagtagtagtagtagtagtagtagtaaaagtagtagtagtagtaggaggagtAGTAtaagtagcagtagtagtagtagtagtagtagtagtagtagtagaagtagtagtagtatt
- the LOC128205769 gene encoding uncharacterized protein LOC128205769 — protein TTTITTTTTTTTTTTTTTTTTTTTTTTTTTTTTTTTTTTTTTTTTTTTTTTTTPISITTTTTTTTTTTTTTTTTTTTTTTTSTTTTTTTTTTTTTTTTTTTTTTTTTTTTTTTTTTTTTTTTTATATATATATATTTTTTTTTTTTTTTTTTTTTTTTTTTTTTTTTTTTTTTTTTTTITTTTTTTTTTTTTTATTTTSTTTT, from the coding sequence accactaccatcactactactactactactactactactactactactactactactactactactactactactactactactactactactactactactactactactactactactactactactactactactactactactactactactactcctatttctattactactactactactactactactactactactactactactactactactactactactactactactacttctactactactactactactactactactactactactactactactactactactactactactactactactactactactactactactactactactactactactactactactacaactgctactgctactgctactgctactgctactgcgactactaccactactactactaccactactaccactacgactactactactactactactactactactactactactactactactactactactactactactactactactactactactactactactattactactactactactactactactactactactactactactgctactactactacttctactactaccact
- the LOC128205768 gene encoding uncharacterized protein DDB_G0271670-like, translating into SSSSSSSSSSSSSSSSSRSSSSSSSSSSSSSSSSSSSRSSSSSSSRSSSSSSSSSSSSSSSSSSSSSSSSSSSSSSSSSSSSNSSSSSSSSSSSSSSSSSSSSSSSSSSSSSSSSSSSRSSSSSSSSSSCSSSSSSSSSSSSSSSSSSSSSSSSSSSSSSSSSSSSSSRSSSSRKSGSSGSSSSGSSSSSSSSSSSSSSSSSSCSSSSSSSSSSSTSSSS; encoded by the exons agtagtagtagtagtagtagtagtagtagtagtagtagtagtagtagtagtagaagtagtagtagtagtagtagtagtagtagtagtagtagtagtagtagtagtagtagtagaagtagtagtagtagtagtagtagaagtagtagtagtagtagtagtagtagtagtagtagtagtagtagtagtagtagtagtagtagtagtagtagtagtagtagtagtagtagtagtagtagtagtagtagtaa tagtagtagtagtagcagtagtagtagtagtagtagtagtagtagtagtagcagtagtagtagtagtagtagtagtagcagtagtagtagtagtagtagtagtagtagaagtagtagtagtagtagtagcagcagtagttgtagtagtagtagtagtagtagtagtagtagtagtagtagtagtagtagtagtagtagtagtagtagtagtagtagtagtagtagtagtagtagtagtagtagtagtagtagtagtagaagtagtagtagtagaaagagtggtagtagtggtagtagtagtagtggtagtagtagtagtagtagtagcagtagcagtagcagtagcagtagcagtagcagttgtagtagtagtagtagtagtagtagtagtagtagtaccagtagtagtagt
- the LOC128205762 gene encoding uncharacterized protein DDB_G0271670-like — RSSSSSSSSSSSSSSSSSSSSSRGSRSSRSRSRSSSGRSSSSSSSSSSSSSSSSSSSSSSSSSSSSSSSSSSSSSSSSSSSSISISISISSSSSSSRGSSSSSSSSSSSSSSSSSSSSSSSSSSSSSSSSSSSSSSSSCSSSSSSSSSSSSRGSSSSSSSSSSSSSSSSSSSSSSSISSSSSSCSCSSSSSSSSSSSSSSSSSSSSSSSCSSSSSSSSSSSSSSSSSSSSSSSSRGSSSSDGSSSSSSSSSSSSSSSSSSSSSSSSSSSKSSSSSRRSSISSSSSSSSSSSSSSRSSSSISSSSSSSSSSSSSSSSSSSSSSSSSSSSSSSSSSSSSSSS, encoded by the coding sequence agaagtagtagtagtagtagtagtagtagtagtagtagcagtagcagtagtagtagtagtagtagcagaggtagtcgtagtagtagaagtaggagtaggagtagtagcggaagaagtagtagtagtagtagtagtagtagtagtagtagtagtagtagtagtagtagtagtagtagtagtagtagcagtagtagtagtagtagtagtagtagtagtagtagtagtagtagtagtagtagtagtagcattAGCATTAGCATTAGCattagcagtagcagtagcagtagcagaggtagtagtagtagtagtagtagtagtagtagtagtagtagtagtagtagtagtagtagtagtagtagtagtagtagtagtagtagtagtagtagtagtagtagtagtagtagtagtagtagttgtagtagtagtagtagtagtagtagtagtagtagtagcagaggaagtagtagtagtagtagtagtagtagtagtagtagtagtagtagtagtagtagtagcagtagcagtagcattagcagtagcagtagcagttgcagttgcagtagtagtagtagtagtagtagtagtagtagtagtagtagcagtagcagtagcagtagcagtagcagttgcagtagtagtagtagtagtagtagtagtagtagtagtagtagtagtagtagtagtagtagcagtagcagtagcagaggtagtagtagtagtgatggtagtagtagtagtagtagtagtagtagtagtagtagtagtagtagtagtagtagtagtagtagtagtagtagtagtagtagtaaaagtagtagtagtagtaggaggagtAGTAtaagtagcagtagtagtagtagtagtagtagtagtagtagtagtagaagtagtagtagtattagcagtagtagtagtagtagtagtagtagtagtagtagtagtagtagtagtagtagtagtagtagtagtagtagtagtagtagtagtagtagtagtagtagtagtagtagtagtagtagt
- the LOC128204644 gene encoding uncharacterized protein LOC128204644, producing MASAEASLANDCNIAYLRNPDESQSPICVYDSKEDTVISHSILTDGFWEKANVQRVWMLMEDNASMEFLDLGCNIGVFTIPIAKLGRRVTSVDANKVNLQMLSTSLRYGRLGDNVTLIWNGISNETSYVNLKQVDDNVGGTRIIKSSKGEPKDTENSIITIKLDEIVNMFGDNPVFMKIDIEGYEGLALKGAFSFFKEVDVRYILMEWMHHTNESGKYILYYLYERSFRPHKVFDMTELQIKDAFTNWPGDILWVKL from the coding sequence ATGGCAAGTGCAGAAGCTTCTCTTGCAAATGATTGCAATATTGCATACCTTCGAAATCCGGACGAATCGCAGTCGCCAATCTGTGTGTACGATTCAAAAGAGGACACGGTAATCTCTCATTCAATCCTTACGGATGGATTCTGGGAGAAGGCCAATGTGCAGCGCGTGTGGATGCTGATGGAGGATAACGCTTCGATGGAGTTTTTAGACCTTGGTTGTAACATAGGTGTGTTTACGATTCCAATAGCTAAACTAGGAAGACGAGTAACCTCCGTAGATGCGAACAAAGTCAATCTACAGATGCTATCAACGTCATTGCGATATGGTAGACTAGGAGATAATGTTACGCTGATCTGGAACGGAATCTCGAATGAAACGTCGTATGTTAACCTGAAGCAAGTAGATGACAATGTTGGAGGGACAAGAATCATAAAGTCATCCAAAGGCGAACCAAAAGATACAGAAAACAGTATTATAACCATTAAGCTAGATGAAATTGTGAACATGTTTGGTGATAATCCTGTATTCATGAAAATTGACATCGAAGGATATGAAGGTTTGGCCCTGAAGGGAGCCTTTTCTTTCTTCAAAGAGGTCGACGTCCGCTATATTTTGATGGAATGGATGCACCATACAAATGAATCaggaaaatacattttatattatctttatGAGCGGTCGTTCAGGCCGCACAAAGTATTTGATATGACAGAGCTACAAATAAAAGACGCATTCACAAATTGGCCAGGCGACATTCTGTGGGTGAAACTGTAA